One Faecalicatena sp. Marseille-Q4148 DNA window includes the following coding sequences:
- a CDS encoding peptidoglycan DD-metalloendopeptidase family protein — MKKRYRKTAALLLAGLLSMGSVLQAGATDTQIDAAQKEKEQLEQQKQAAEQEKNALSEQLNSIIAQMQETNAKVDQKAVEIEQAENDLINAKIDENNQYESMKKRIRFMYENGGGELLEILFTSDSMAELLNKAEYISKITEYDRNMLVEFQKIVTEVQEKEAALKAEYEELGALQAQLGEQQTQVQTLLDSKGIEIANLESAIGAKASELQALIEKAKAEEEARKQAELAQQQQQKPSGGNSSSGNNSGGGSYVPPGDNVISGNGTFAHPCPSGYLTSGFGYRDFDNSFHKGVDFGTGGAAVPTYAAADGRVLMAGWSNSAGNWVVIQHSGGLVTKYMHHSALSVSTGQYVSKGQQLGLTGNTGNSAGVHLHFQVELNGKPVDPFNYLS; from the coding sequence ATGAAAAAACGATACAGAAAAACAGCCGCACTGTTATTGGCAGGACTCCTCAGTATGGGAAGTGTGCTGCAGGCAGGCGCGACAGATACACAGATTGATGCGGCTCAGAAAGAAAAAGAGCAGTTAGAACAGCAAAAGCAGGCAGCAGAACAAGAGAAGAATGCGCTTTCAGAGCAGTTGAACAGCATTATCGCACAAATGCAGGAAACCAATGCGAAAGTAGATCAGAAGGCAGTTGAGATCGAACAGGCAGAGAATGATCTGATTAATGCAAAAATTGATGAAAACAATCAATATGAGAGTATGAAGAAGCGGATCCGTTTTATGTATGAGAACGGAGGCGGCGAGCTTCTGGAAATTCTCTTTACATCGGACAGCATGGCAGAGCTTTTGAATAAGGCAGAGTATATTTCCAAGATTACAGAATATGACAGAAATATGCTTGTGGAATTTCAGAAGATCGTGACAGAAGTACAGGAAAAGGAAGCAGCGCTGAAAGCAGAATATGAAGAGCTTGGCGCGCTTCAGGCTCAGCTTGGAGAACAGCAGACACAGGTACAGACACTCCTTGACAGCAAAGGAATCGAAATTGCGAATCTGGAATCCGCAATTGGAGCAAAGGCTTCTGAGCTTCAGGCGCTGATTGAGAAAGCAAAGGCGGAAGAAGAGGCGAGAAAGCAGGCAGAGCTTGCACAGCAACAGCAGCAGAAACCGTCAGGCGGAAACAGTTCCAGTGGAAATAATTCAGGCGGCGGTTCTTATGTACCGCCGGGAGACAATGTAATTTCCGGTAATGGAACATTTGCACATCCATGTCCGTCAGGATATCTGACAAGTGGGTTTGGCTATCGTGATTTTGACAATTCGTTCCATAAGGGAGTTGACTTCGGAACAGGTGGAGCAGCAGTTCCGACTTATGCAGCAGCAGATGGAAGAGTTCTGATGGCCGGCTGGAGCAACAGCGCCGGTAACTGGGTTGTTATTCAACATTCCGGAGGTCTTGTAACAAAGTATATGCATCATTCAGCTCTTAGTGTATCAACCGGGCAGTATGTATCGAAAGGACAGCAGTTAGGTCTTACAGGAAACACAGGGAACTCCGCAGGAGTACACCTGCATTTCCAGGTAGAACTGAATGGAAAACCGGTAGATCCGTTCAATTATTTATCATAA
- a CDS encoding S41 family peptidase, whose translation MDNKKGFLKGALTGALAMLVITAAIGAGVIVINHIDLGSMKKSGSGQVVGQYTEKKLEELKGLIDEVYLHEEEVDEEALTEGIYQGYIAALNDPYSAYYTTEETKEMMESTSGEYSGIGALMSQNRETGVITIANVYENSPAAEAGMKNEDILYKVEGEEVTGVDLSEVVTRVKGEEGTEVKMTLLRGADRQEIEITAVRRKLQTQTVSYEMKEGQIGYIRVSEFDEVTLEQFREAKAALESQGMASMLIDLRGNPGGNLSTVCDMLREILPEGLIVYTEERDGERTEYKCDGKTPWEKPLAVLINGASASASEIFAGAVQDYGIGQLVGTTTYGKGVVQQLFPMTDGTMVKLTIAEYFTPKGRNIDGTGIVPDVEVEYVYDETNPEADNQMEKALELLRSQVQQ comes from the coding sequence ATGGATAATAAAAAGGGATTTTTAAAAGGGGCGCTGACAGGCGCCCTTGCTATGTTAGTAATCACAGCTGCCATAGGAGCAGGTGTGATCGTGATAAATCATATAGATCTTGGAAGTATGAAGAAAAGCGGCTCTGGTCAGGTTGTAGGACAGTATACAGAGAAGAAGCTGGAAGAACTAAAAGGTTTGATCGATGAAGTCTATCTCCATGAAGAAGAGGTAGATGAAGAAGCGCTTACGGAAGGAATCTATCAGGGATATATTGCGGCACTGAATGATCCGTATTCTGCATATTATACCACCGAGGAGACAAAAGAAATGATGGAATCTACTTCGGGGGAGTACAGCGGAATCGGAGCCCTTATGTCGCAGAATCGAGAGACAGGAGTAATTACGATTGCCAATGTCTATGAAAACTCACCAGCTGCAGAAGCGGGAATGAAAAATGAAGATATTTTGTACAAAGTAGAAGGAGAAGAAGTGACGGGTGTCGATCTAAGTGAAGTGGTTACGCGGGTAAAAGGAGAAGAAGGCACCGAGGTCAAAATGACGCTGCTGCGGGGAGCAGATCGTCAAGAGATTGAGATTACTGCCGTGCGCAGAAAGCTGCAGACGCAGACGGTCAGTTATGAGATGAAAGAAGGCCAGATCGGATATATTCGGGTGTCTGAATTTGATGAAGTTACACTGGAACAGTTCCGGGAAGCAAAAGCAGCTCTGGAAAGTCAGGGAATGGCATCTATGCTCATTGATCTTCGTGGAAATCCGGGAGGAAATCTTTCTACCGTCTGTGATATGTTAAGAGAAATTCTTCCGGAAGGGCTGATCGTTTATACAGAGGAGCGGGATGGAGAGCGCACAGAGTATAAATGTGATGGAAAAACACCGTGGGAAAAACCGCTTGCAGTGCTGATCAATGGCGCCAGCGCCAGTGCATCCGAAATTTTTGCCGGAGCAGTACAGGATTATGGAATCGGCCAGCTTGTCGGTACAACAACTTATGGAAAAGGAGTTGTACAGCAGCTGTTTCCAATGACGGACGGTACAATGGTGAAGCTTACGATTGCGGAATATTTTACTCCGAAAGGAAGAAATATTGACGGAACCGGAATCGTTCCGGATGTGGAAGTCGAATATGTCTATGATGAGACAAATCCGGAAGCGGATAATCAGATGGAAAAAGCGTTGGAGCTTCTTCGCAGTCAGGTACAGCAGTAG
- a CDS encoding dihydroorotase: protein MKILIQNGHVLDPLTKRDGRYDVLVEDDKIKAVGEKIETEADEIIDAAGSYVMPGFIDLHVHLRDPGLEYKETLATGGSAAARGGVTTICAMPNTKPVIDTKEKVEDVHRRAKEECPVHVIQLGAITVGQKGEALADIKGMAEAGCHAISEDGKSVMNASLYRKAMKIAAECGISIFAHCEDITMVEGGVMNADEKARELGLPGITNAVEDVIVARDILLAKETGVRLHLCHCSTEDSVKLVKYAKEENLPVTAEVCPHHFAMTSDDIKEDDGNYKMNPPLRGQADKEALRRGLSENIMDVIATDHAPHSEEEKNCSMKNAFFGIVGLETSACLTYTELVETGLMTPMQMAEKMSWNPAQVLGLSDKGAVAEGKTADLVIFDPKAEYTVDKNTFLSKGKNTPFDGWKVKGEVTHTFVDGKLVYKK, encoded by the coding sequence ATGAAAATTTTAATTCAAAACGGTCATGTATTAGATCCTTTGACAAAGAGAGATGGTCGGTATGATGTGCTGGTGGAAGATGATAAGATCAAAGCTGTAGGCGAGAAGATCGAGACAGAAGCAGATGAGATCATTGATGCCGCCGGCAGTTATGTTATGCCTGGATTTATCGATCTGCATGTACATTTAAGAGATCCTGGACTGGAATATAAGGAGACGCTTGCAACAGGGGGAAGTGCAGCGGCAAGAGGGGGCGTGACAACGATCTGCGCCATGCCGAATACAAAGCCGGTCATTGATACGAAAGAGAAAGTAGAAGATGTTCACCGCAGGGCAAAAGAAGAGTGTCCGGTGCATGTGATTCAGCTCGGGGCGATCACAGTGGGACAAAAAGGAGAAGCGCTTGCTGATATTAAAGGAATGGCAGAGGCAGGATGTCATGCGATCAGTGAAGACGGTAAGTCCGTGATGAATGCTTCTCTTTACCGGAAAGCAATGAAGATTGCGGCAGAGTGTGGGATTTCGATTTTTGCACATTGCGAAGATATTACGATGGTAGAAGGCGGTGTGATGAATGCTGATGAGAAGGCAAGAGAGCTTGGACTTCCGGGCATCACGAATGCCGTCGAAGATGTGATTGTTGCCAGAGATATCCTTCTTGCAAAAGAGACAGGGGTGCGCCTTCACCTTTGCCATTGCTCTACGGAAGACAGCGTGAAGCTGGTAAAATATGCAAAAGAAGAGAATCTTCCGGTAACAGCAGAAGTTTGCCCGCATCATTTTGCTATGACATCAGACGATATTAAAGAAGATGACGGTAACTATAAGATGAATCCGCCGCTGCGCGGACAGGCAGATAAAGAGGCGCTGCGCAGAGGACTTTCAGAGAATATTATGGATGTGATCGCAACCGATCATGCACCACATTCCGAAGAAGAGAAAAATTGCTCTATGAAGAATGCGTTTTTCGGAATCGTAGGTCTTGAGACATCAGCATGTCTTACTTATACAGAGCTTGTTGAGACAGGGCTTATGACACCGATGCAGATGGCTGAGAAGATGAGCTGGAATCCGGCTCAGGTACTCGGACTGTCAGACAAAGGCGCTGTGGCAGAAGGAAAGACTGCTGACCTTGTGATCTTCGATCCGAAAGCAGAATATACAGTTGATAAGAATACGTTTCTGTCTAAAGGAAAGAACACACCATTTGACGGTTGGAAAGTAAAAGGCGAAGTGACACATACATTTGTGGACGGAAAACTCGTTTATAAGAAGTAA
- the pyrF gene encoding orotidine-5'-phosphate decarboxylase: MINKLVANIKKTNAPIVVGLDPMLNYVPEHVQKKAFAEFGETLEGAAEAIWQFNKEIVDKTYDLIPAVKPQIAMYEQFGIPGLMAFKKTVDYCKEKGLVVIGDIKRGDIGSTSAAYAVGHLGRVQVGSKSYVPFDEDFATVNPYLGSDGVNPFVKVCQEEKKGIFVLVKTSNPSSGEFQDRLVDGKPLYELVGEQVAAWGEQAMGDEYSYVGAVVGATYPEQGKILRKVMPKTYILVPGYGAQGGKGKDLVHFFNEDGLGAIVNSSRGIIAAYKQEAYAKFGPENFGDASRAAVEAMVADISEALNNR; the protein is encoded by the coding sequence ATGATTAACAAATTAGTTGCAAACATTAAGAAGACAAATGCGCCGATCGTAGTAGGACTGGATCCGATGCTGAATTATGTACCGGAGCATGTTCAGAAGAAAGCATTTGCAGAATTTGGTGAGACATTAGAAGGAGCGGCAGAGGCAATCTGGCAGTTCAATAAAGAAATCGTTGATAAGACATATGATCTGATCCCGGCAGTAAAACCACAGATTGCGATGTATGAACAATTTGGAATTCCTGGACTGATGGCGTTTAAGAAAACAGTAGATTACTGTAAAGAAAAAGGACTTGTTGTCATTGGAGACATTAAGAGAGGAGATATCGGATCTACCTCTGCTGCATATGCAGTCGGACATCTTGGACGTGTACAGGTTGGAAGCAAGAGTTATGTGCCGTTTGATGAAGATTTCGCAACAGTGAATCCATATCTTGGATCTGACGGTGTAAATCCGTTTGTGAAAGTATGTCAGGAAGAAAAGAAAGGTATCTTTGTTCTTGTGAAGACATCTAACCCGTCAAGCGGAGAATTCCAGGACAGACTTGTTGATGGAAAACCACTGTATGAGCTTGTCGGAGAGCAGGTAGCTGCATGGGGCGAGCAGGCAATGGGTGATGAATACAGTTATGTTGGAGCAGTAGTGGGAGCGACTTATCCGGAACAGGGTAAGATCTTGAGAAAGGTAATGCCAAAGACATACATCCTTGTGCCTGGTTATGGCGCACAAGGCGGTAAAGGAAAAGATCTGGTACACTTCTTTAATGAAGACGGACTTGGAGCAATCGTGAATTCTTCCAGAGGAATCATTGCTGCTTACAAGCAGGAAGCATATGCAAAATTCGGACCGGAGAACTTTGGAGATGCGTCAAGAGCAGCTGTTGAGGCTATGGTTGCTGATATCAGCGAAGCGTTAAATAATCGTTAA
- a CDS encoding dihydroorotate dehydrogenase electron transfer subunit, whose product MAEREREQVQVVAQEQLAEGIFSMWLKTKAARTAKAGQFISMYTNDGSKLLPRPISICEIDKEQEMLRVVYRVTGENTGTEQFSKMKAGDTLPVIGPLGNGFPLEAAEGKKAFLIGGGIGVPPILELAKELNCEKQIIVGYRDAQTFLREEFEQNGSVYISTEDGSVGTKGNVMDAIREQALTADIIYACGPTPMLKALKAYAEENDIECYISLEERMACGIGACLGCVCKSKEKDHHSNVHNKRICKDGPVFLSTEVEL is encoded by the coding sequence ATGGCAGAAAGAGAAAGAGAGCAAGTGCAGGTTGTGGCTCAGGAGCAGCTTGCAGAGGGGATTTTCAGCATGTGGCTGAAGACAAAGGCAGCCCGTACAGCAAAGGCGGGACAGTTTATTTCTATGTATACAAATGATGGAAGCAAGCTGCTCCCTCGTCCGATCAGCATCTGTGAGATTGATAAAGAGCAGGAGATGCTTCGGGTTGTATATCGTGTGACAGGAGAGAATACAGGAACAGAGCAGTTTTCCAAGATGAAAGCAGGAGATACACTTCCGGTTATCGGACCTTTGGGAAATGGCTTTCCGTTGGAAGCAGCGGAAGGAAAGAAAGCGTTTTTGATCGGCGGTGGAATCGGTGTTCCCCCAATTCTGGAGCTTGCGAAAGAGTTAAATTGTGAGAAACAGATCATTGTTGGATATCGCGATGCTCAGACATTCCTTCGGGAAGAATTTGAGCAGAACGGAAGTGTGTACATTTCTACAGAAGACGGCAGTGTCGGTACAAAGGGAAATGTTATGGATGCCATTCGTGAGCAGGCGCTTACCGCGGATATTATTTATGCATGTGGGCCAACACCGATGTTAAAGGCGTTAAAGGCATATGCAGAGGAAAATGATATCGAGTGCTATATCTCACTGGAAGAACGTATGGCATGCGGAATCGGCGCATGTCTTGGCTGTGTTTGCAAGTCAAAAGAAAAGGATCACCACAGCAATGTACATAATAAGCGTATTTGTAAGGATGGTCCGGTATTTCTGTCTACGGAGGTGGAATTATAA
- a CDS encoding dihydroorotate dehydrogenase, translating into MDMRVNIAGVEWKNPVTVASGTFGSGAEFCDFVDLNRLGAVTTKGVANVPWPGNPTPRVAEVYGGMMNAIGLQNPGIDVFCERDIPFLKQYDTKIIVNVCGHAPEEYLAVVERLADEPIDMMEINISCPNVNAGFLAFGQDAKHVEQLTREIKKLAKQPVIMKLTPNVTDITEIAKAAEAGGADALSLINTLTGMKIDINRKTFALANKTGGVSGPAVKPIAVRMVYQTAKAVNIPIIGMGGIACAEDAIEFLLAGASAVSVGTANFHNPAVTMEVVDGIEAYMKKNGFEHVKDMVGIVD; encoded by the coding sequence ATGGATATGAGAGTAAATATTGCCGGTGTGGAGTGGAAGAATCCGGTAACCGTTGCATCAGGAACCTTTGGTTCCGGAGCGGAATTCTGTGATTTCGTAGACTTAAACCGTCTTGGTGCAGTAACAACAAAAGGTGTGGCAAATGTTCCGTGGCCGGGCAATCCGACGCCGCGGGTAGCTGAGGTGTATGGCGGAATGATGAATGCCATCGGACTTCAGAATCCTGGAATCGATGTATTCTGTGAAAGAGACATACCGTTTTTGAAACAGTATGATACAAAAATCATTGTGAATGTATGCGGGCATGCGCCGGAAGAATATCTGGCGGTGGTAGAGCGCCTTGCAGACGAACCAATCGATATGATGGAAATTAACATTTCCTGCCCGAACGTGAATGCCGGTTTTCTTGCATTTGGTCAGGATGCAAAACATGTGGAACAACTGACGAGAGAGATCAAAAAGCTGGCAAAGCAGCCGGTCATCATGAAGCTGACACCAAATGTAACGGATATTACAGAGATTGCGAAGGCGGCAGAAGCAGGAGGCGCAGATGCTCTTTCACTCATTAATACATTGACCGGTATGAAGATTGATATCAACCGCAAAACATTTGCTCTGGCAAATAAAACAGGCGGAGTGTCAGGTCCGGCAGTCAAACCGATTGCTGTGCGGATGGTGTACCAGACAGCGAAGGCGGTTAATATTCCGATCATCGGCATGGGCGGTATTGCGTGTGCTGAGGATGCAATTGAATTCTTGCTGGCAGGGGCAAGCGCAGTGTCTGTCGGAACAGCGAATTTCCATAATCCGGCAGTGACGATGGAAGTTGTTGATGGAATTGAGGCGTACATGAAGAAAAATGGTTTTGAGCACGTGAAAGACATGGTTGGGATCGTTGACTAA
- a CDS encoding helix-turn-helix transcriptional regulator, whose amino-acid sequence MGKGIGELLEKLRKETEFTQSQLCKGIYSLSAYARVEAEQTEPGYFELDRLFERLGKSTDRLEYVMSLDVYELYELQYFVQRAICHRDFEKAEKVLAEYERKKQAEQPIHRQYICQMWAQILWLKSQEKDAVEEVLKWIEEAIVQTMDPENCLTDGSALSAEELKLLLFRWEVSQKSAGARKEKELEEVFCYLNRHTFEEEELAKVYPYAVLLLVEKKKTAENYDKCCYWLKTALEVLCNTGRVLYMTEILDTYAEFLKRGREDIQKTKELESQSRSLLALEKEADIHLENYRLFHNWNRYFELDYELIRHERTARKISQAELADGICEPETLSRIEGGKRRPNTRKLEAMLEKMHRERKRISMMVVAEQYSVLELEKQITAYDQQQDYEKANELLRKLEAQLDMSQKRNQQYVGVENLMYLVHLQKINEDEYILQLNHLLALTLEDQKNIFEHNLTETENIILNLLACSYEKKGEVDKAFEIWKVLLEKCESRKVHSIFNFRIWELMNGNYSGAMEEHGFSKEPFHKCLIWAEKALSIGMGKRIGRILSIEACILEKQHNKKCIERFRQALDILKLMKNTYRYNCNREYLKEKGLLEIVEFS is encoded by the coding sequence ATGGGAAAAGGAATTGGTGAGTTGCTTGAGAAGCTCAGAAAAGAAACAGAATTTACGCAAAGCCAACTTTGCAAAGGGATTTACTCATTGTCTGCTTATGCCCGAGTGGAGGCGGAGCAGACAGAGCCGGGATATTTTGAACTAGATCGCTTATTTGAGCGGTTGGGAAAATCAACAGATCGTCTGGAATATGTAATGTCGCTGGATGTCTATGAACTGTATGAGCTGCAGTATTTTGTACAGAGGGCGATTTGTCATCGAGATTTTGAGAAAGCCGAAAAGGTGCTTGCAGAGTATGAACGAAAGAAGCAGGCAGAGCAGCCAATTCACCGGCAATACATTTGTCAGATGTGGGCGCAGATTTTGTGGCTGAAAAGTCAGGAGAAAGATGCGGTGGAAGAAGTTTTGAAGTGGATCGAAGAGGCGATTGTACAGACGATGGATCCAGAAAATTGTCTAACAGATGGGAGCGCATTAAGTGCGGAGGAATTAAAACTTTTATTGTTTCGGTGGGAAGTAAGTCAGAAAAGTGCTGGTGCGAGAAAAGAAAAAGAATTGGAAGAGGTATTTTGCTATTTGAATCGCCATACATTCGAGGAAGAGGAACTGGCGAAGGTATATCCGTATGCGGTTTTGCTGTTGGTAGAAAAAAAGAAGACAGCAGAAAATTATGATAAATGCTGTTACTGGTTAAAAACAGCGTTAGAGGTGTTGTGTAATACCGGAAGGGTATTGTATATGACGGAGATTTTGGATACCTATGCAGAATTTTTGAAGAGAGGAAGAGAGGATATACAGAAAACAAAAGAACTGGAAAGTCAAAGTCGTTCGCTTCTCGCATTAGAGAAAGAGGCAGATATTCATTTGGAGAACTACAGACTATTTCATAACTGGAACCGATATTTTGAATTGGACTATGAGCTGATCCGTCACGAAAGGACTGCGAGAAAGATTTCACAGGCGGAGCTTGCGGACGGAATCTGTGAGCCGGAGACATTATCACGGATCGAGGGAGGAAAACGTAGACCGAACACCAGAAAGCTGGAAGCTATGCTTGAAAAAATGCATCGGGAAAGAAAACGTATATCTATGATGGTTGTGGCAGAGCAATATAGTGTGTTGGAGTTGGAAAAACAGATAACGGCGTATGATCAACAACAAGATTATGAAAAGGCTAATGAACTTTTAAGGAAATTAGAAGCGCAACTTGATATGAGTCAGAAACGGAATCAACAGTATGTTGGAGTAGAAAATTTAATGTATTTAGTGCATCTTCAAAAAATTAATGAAGATGAGTATATTTTACAGTTAAATCATTTGCTAGCATTGACACTAGAAGATCAGAAGAATATTTTTGAGCACAATTTAACAGAAACAGAAAATATCATTTTGAATCTTCTTGCGTGTAGTTATGAAAAAAAAGGGGAAGTAGATAAAGCCTTTGAAATTTGGAAAGTATTGCTAGAGAAATGTGAGAGCAGAAAAGTTCATTCAATATTTAATTTTAGAATTTGGGAACTTATGAACGGAAATTATTCGGGAGCAATGGAAGAACATGGCTTTTCTAAAGAACCGTTTCATAAATGTCTCATATGGGCTGAGAAAGCACTAAGTATAGGAATGGGTAAACGAATTGGCAGAATACTTTCGATAGAAGCGTGTATATTGGAAAAGCAACATAATAAAAAATGTATAGAACGATTTCGTCAAGCATTAGATATTCTCAAACTTATGAAAAACACATATCGTTATAATTGCAATAGAGAGTATTTGAAAGAGAAAGGACTTCTTGAAATCGTTGAGTTTAGTTAG
- a CDS encoding ABC transporter ATP-binding protein — protein sequence MEVEIGKLLGFLIVILLLQMIDTYALHLYEQMLFLFRNQQGKRLIKKALELPYDLCESQEGQKQFEKARRAVYEGNENGIEMFLKQFVEVCVNLLGLITYAALIGNTNYFFVLILIVFTVTIIFASMLTSKKDFFVQDQLSAEYTRLQSMYHASLEQKGAKDIRIYRMQEWFTEEFNSLRTKICKLQKKSASYYLIFNHLEKLLAFVRDVIVYGAFIYFMHRGTMTIEQFILNLGIVAGFNGWILHLFDNMKELIRNHTLVTYFYVFLQYGEEKCTGGELVPNALSSHTLTMERVCFRYPGAEKDCIHDLDLTIQSGEKLALVGINGAGKTTIVKLLLGLYKPTGGRILLDGTDIRCFDQKSYLQEFSVAFQEIFVFAATIAENVTGLPEAEQNREKLKEKLELAGLGERISNLPEKERTKLTKVLDPQGIELSGGELQKLLLARTLYKESSVMILDEPTAALDPIAENELYRQYHLLTEGKTGIYISHRLSSTRFCDRIVFLEQGRIAELGTYQELMEQHGKYAEMYEIQAKYYEEG from the coding sequence GTGGAAGTAGAGATCGGAAAGCTTTTGGGGTTCCTAATTGTCATACTTCTATTGCAAATGATAGATACTTATGCGCTGCATTTGTATGAGCAAATGTTGTTTTTGTTCCGAAATCAACAAGGGAAGAGACTTATAAAGAAAGCGTTGGAGCTTCCTTATGATCTGTGTGAAAGTCAGGAGGGGCAGAAACAGTTCGAAAAGGCAAGGCGAGCCGTTTACGAAGGAAATGAAAATGGAATTGAAATGTTCCTGAAACAATTTGTGGAAGTGTGTGTCAATCTTTTGGGACTTATTACATACGCAGCTTTGATTGGAAATACAAATTACTTTTTTGTGTTGATCTTAATTGTTTTTACAGTGACAATTATTTTCGCAAGCATGTTGACCAGCAAAAAAGATTTTTTTGTGCAAGATCAGTTGAGCGCGGAATATACCAGACTTCAGTCGATGTATCATGCGTCTTTGGAACAAAAAGGCGCAAAAGATATACGGATTTACCGGATGCAGGAATGGTTTACGGAGGAATTTAATTCTTTGCGGACAAAAATATGTAAACTTCAGAAAAAAAGTGCATCTTACTATCTGATCTTTAATCATTTAGAGAAGCTTCTTGCATTTGTGAGAGATGTGATTGTGTATGGAGCATTTATTTATTTTATGCATCGTGGCACAATGACGATAGAACAATTTATATTGAATCTGGGAATTGTGGCAGGATTTAACGGATGGATCCTTCATTTATTTGATAACATGAAAGAATTGATAAGAAATCATACGTTGGTAACTTATTTCTATGTTTTCTTGCAATATGGAGAAGAGAAATGCACAGGAGGTGAACTAGTACCAAATGCGCTGTCCTCGCATACGTTGACAATGGAGCGCGTATGTTTTCGATACCCGGGAGCTGAAAAGGATTGTATCCATGATTTAGATTTAACAATTCAAAGTGGTGAGAAACTGGCGCTGGTTGGTATCAATGGTGCAGGAAAAACTACGATTGTGAAATTGCTATTGGGGCTATATAAGCCTACCGGAGGCAGAATTTTATTGGATGGAACCGATATCAGGTGTTTTGATCAGAAAAGCTATTTGCAGGAATTTTCAGTTGCGTTTCAGGAAATCTTTGTGTTTGCAGCAACAATCGCTGAGAATGTGACGGGGCTTCCAGAAGCAGAGCAGAACAGGGAAAAACTGAAAGAGAAGTTGGAACTTGCGGGGCTTGGAGAACGGATCAGTAATTTACCGGAAAAAGAAAGAACGAAGCTGACAAAGGTATTGGATCCCCAGGGGATAGAGTTGTCTGGAGGAGAACTTCAGAAGTTGCTGCTTGCCAGGACGCTATATAAAGAATCTTCGGTTATGATCTTAGACGAACCGACAGCGGCACTTGACCCGATTGCGGAAAATGAATTGTATCGGCAATATCATCTTCTCACGGAAGGGAAAACGGGGATTTACATTTCCCATCGTTTAAGCTCCACTAGATTTTGTGATCGGATCGTATTTTTGGAGCAGGGAAGAATTGCAGAACTTGGAACATATCAAGAACTGATGGAACAGCATGGAAAGTACGCAGAAATGTATGAAATTCAGGCGAAGTATTATGAGGAGGGGTAG